From Paenibacillus sp. PK3_47, the proteins below share one genomic window:
- a CDS encoding PAS domain-containing hybrid sensor histidine kinase/response regulator — protein MSDTLFELIYKRSSAGFAAVSAEGAVLFANPALCAMSGYTESELTALHCSELIHGESGGEAELKYILEYLRQHPDQDLSRERRLIRKNGGFFWASIHLFLAAGESADAQAVVIAEISDITERKLKEDKHEEEKYLYHLITQNTPDMISLGDADGTLHYVSPSVEKMLGYSSQEMLGKKRPEFYHEEDAREMTEKGAMYSDHDVYIRRVRHKDGHFLWIESSFQVMRDNEGKVRQVLTIARDITDRKKYEDMLAHAQFLASMGSWEWEAASRKLIVSKEMRYIFGYIEDCSNHAVFDPMLIQACIDPEDLPGIKAVLHDSVNKREKAETTFRITAADGKRRTIEAHWEVVAEGSGSRMQISGVVQDVTSRREMEEQLRESERNYRLISENSQDFISRNATDEHATYLYASPICRQMFGYTPEEMVGSRGMDYIHPEDAERVRAYLRSCMQDMSLEPIVFRFLRKDGSYLWAETTLRYYDSGSGGVTEMVGITRGISERKEYELKLLESENRYKSLFEYNPAAISAMDLEGRTLSLNASLQDLTGYSRQSLMLSGYNEIIDPDEQDFVDEQFLLAAGGAAQTFESRLLHKDGHVVEVSMIYVPIMVDNKVEGVFAITSDITERKRHLEQIEKLSYEHALILNSVSEGIFGVNLEGQVVFINPAASAMLGYEDGDLAGGIELHTIEQAWLDGEPYPGGQKSLREWVEEHLSYEEKEGVFWRQDGTSFLVKYRMTPLFDNGVRKGIVVVFRDITEEKAIVRAKESAEQADRAKSEFLAIMSHELRTPMNGIIGMADLLSGTELDEEQEYYTHIISKSADQLLHILNEVLDFSKIEAGMMTVELQSVDIHQVMISVAELFYPRVKEKGLSLRCELDPSVPSHIVTDGARLRQILVNLVGNAVKFTDEGEVSITAAVESYLQSGEVILKFRVKDTGIGIPPESQGLLFQSFSQVHPSINRKYGGTGLGLAISKKLVELLGGAIGVDSQADKGSEFYFTIQASCTEGACPGGKRDHESLPHRLSIPDNGFAEPRYGPLSILLAEDNIVNNELLQTYLKNRGYQADVAPSGDLAVEAVLAKNYDLVFMDIQMPVVDGIEATRQIRAELGLSPVIIAATAFARKEDKEMCLKAGMQDFISKPIRTEELDRVLKEWSAHIRR, from the coding sequence TTGTCCGACACACTATTTGAACTTATATATAAGCGGTCATCTGCAGGATTTGCCGCTGTCTCCGCAGAAGGGGCTGTGCTTTTCGCGAACCCTGCGCTGTGTGCCATGTCCGGCTATACAGAATCCGAGCTTACAGCGCTGCATTGTTCAGAACTTATCCATGGAGAATCCGGGGGAGAAGCGGAACTCAAGTATATATTGGAATATCTCCGGCAGCATCCGGATCAGGATTTGTCCCGGGAAAGACGGCTGATCCGCAAAAATGGCGGTTTCTTCTGGGCGTCAATTCACCTGTTTCTCGCGGCCGGAGAATCAGCAGATGCTCAAGCAGTTGTTATCGCCGAAATATCTGATATTACAGAGCGCAAGCTTAAAGAGGATAAGCATGAGGAGGAGAAGTACCTATATCATCTGATTACGCAGAATACGCCGGATATGATTTCGCTGGGTGATGCGGACGGTACACTTCATTATGTGTCTCCCTCTGTTGAGAAGATGCTGGGCTACTCGTCACAGGAAATGCTCGGCAAAAAACGACCGGAGTTCTACCATGAGGAAGATGCCCGCGAGATGACCGAGAAGGGGGCGATGTACTCTGATCATGATGTATACATCCGCCGGGTGAGGCATAAAGACGGTCATTTTCTATGGATAGAATCCTCATTCCAGGTCATGCGCGACAATGAGGGGAAGGTCAGACAGGTATTAACCATAGCCCGTGATATCACGGACCGCAAAAAATATGAGGACATGCTGGCCCATGCCCAGTTCCTGGCCAGCATGGGGTCCTGGGAATGGGAGGCGGCTTCCCGGAAGCTAATTGTCTCCAAGGAAATGCGCTACATATTCGGCTACATAGAAGACTGCAGCAACCATGCAGTCTTTGATCCCATGCTTATTCAGGCCTGCATAGATCCGGAGGATTTACCCGGAATCAAAGCTGTACTGCATGATTCCGTGAACAAAAGGGAGAAAGCGGAGACCACATTCCGGATTACAGCAGCAGACGGCAAAAGAAGAACAATCGAAGCCCACTGGGAAGTCGTGGCGGAAGGCTCCGGAAGCCGGATGCAGATCAGCGGAGTAGTCCAGGATGTAACCTCTCGCCGTGAGATGGAAGAGCAGCTCCGGGAGAGCGAGCGGAATTACCGGCTGATTTCAGAGAATTCCCAGGATTTCATTTCCCGGAATGCAACCGACGAGCATGCTACTTATTTATATGCTTCACCCATCTGCAGACAGATGTTCGGGTATACGCCGGAAGAGATGGTAGGCTCGAGAGGAATGGATTATATCCATCCCGAGGATGCAGAAAGGGTTCGCGCTTATCTGCGCAGCTGTATGCAGGACATGAGCCTGGAACCTATTGTCTTCCGGTTTCTGCGCAAGGACGGCTCCTATCTATGGGCGGAAACCACTCTTCGTTATTATGACTCCGGATCTGGAGGCGTGACGGAAATGGTCGGCATTACCCGCGGAATCTCGGAGCGTAAGGAATATGAGCTGAAGCTGCTGGAGAGCGAGAACCGCTATAAATCGCTGTTTGAATACAATCCTGCTGCAATCAGTGCAATGGATCTGGAAGGGCGTACCCTCTCGCTGAATGCCAGCCTGCAGGATTTGACAGGTTACTCCCGTCAGAGCCTGATGTTATCCGGCTACAACGAGATTATTGATCCGGACGAGCAGGATTTTGTCGATGAACAGTTTCTTTTGGCGGCAGGCGGCGCAGCACAGACCTTTGAGAGCAGACTGCTGCATAAAGACGGCCACGTGGTGGAGGTCAGCATGATTTATGTGCCGATCATGGTCGATAACAAGGTTGAAGGCGTATTTGCCATTACAAGTGATATTACTGAGCGCAAGCGCCATTTGGAGCAGATAGAGAAGCTCAGCTATGAGCATGCTCTGATCCTGAATTCCGTGTCCGAAGGCATCTTCGGGGTGAACCTGGAGGGACAAGTGGTATTCATTAACCCGGCGGCATCCGCTATGCTCGGTTATGAAGACGGAGATTTGGCTGGAGGAATCGAGCTGCATACCATTGAGCAGGCCTGGCTTGACGGCGAACCCTATCCGGGAGGCCAAAAATCATTGCGGGAATGGGTAGAGGAGCATTTGTCCTATGAAGAGAAGGAGGGGGTCTTCTGGAGACAGGACGGCACAAGCTTCCTGGTAAAATACCGGATGACACCGCTTTTTGATAATGGCGTGCGTAAAGGCATTGTTGTGGTATTCCGTGATATTACGGAAGAAAAAGCAATCGTGCGGGCCAAAGAGTCAGCAGAGCAGGCTGACCGGGCGAAATCGGAGTTTTTGGCTATTATGAGCCATGAGCTGCGGACGCCGATGAACGGCATTATCGGAATGGCAGATCTGCTTTCGGGTACGGAGCTTGATGAGGAACAGGAATACTATACACATATCATCAGTAAAAGTGCGGATCAGCTGCTCCATATTCTTAATGAAGTGCTGGATTTCAGCAAAATTGAAGCCGGCATGATGACAGTGGAGCTGCAATCCGTAGACATCCACCAGGTCATGATAAGTGTGGCCGAATTGTTCTACCCCAGGGTAAAAGAAAAAGGGTTATCGCTGCGCTGTGAGCTGGATCCATCGGTTCCTTCCCATATCGTAACCGATGGAGCAAGACTGCGGCAGATTCTGGTGAATCTGGTCGGTAATGCAGTAAAATTTACCGATGAAGGTGAAGTCAGCATTACTGCGGCGGTAGAATCTTATTTGCAATCCGGTGAAGTGATTCTCAAATTTAGGGTCAAGGATACCGGAATCGGCATTCCTCCGGAGAGCCAGGGGCTGCTCTTCCAATCCTTTTCACAGGTGCATCCTTCCATCAACCGCAAGTATGGCGGAACCGGGCTCGGGCTTGCGATCAGTAAAAAGCTGGTTGAGCTGCTTGGCGGTGCTATTGGTGTAGACAGCCAGGCGGATAAAGGGTCGGAGTTCTACTTCACGATTCAGGCCTCCTGTACTGAAGGGGCTTGCCCGGGGGGGAAGAGAGACCATGAATCCCTTCCCCACAGGCTCAGTATCCCTGACAATGGTTTTGCAGAACCGAGATATGGCCCGCTCTCCATTCTGCTTGCTGAAGATAACATCGTGAACAATGAACTGCTGCAGACTTATTTGAAAAACCGGGGTTATCAGGCCGATGTAGCTCCAAGTGGTGATCTTGCGGTCGAAGCGGTGCTGGCCAAAAATTATGATCTGGTATTCATGGATATTCAAATGCCGGTAGTGGACGGTATTGAAGCGACCAGACAAATCCGCGCAGAGCTGGGGCTGTCTCCGGTCATTATTGCAGCCACAGCGTTTGCGCGCAAAGAGGACAAGGAAATGTGCCTGAAGGCGGGAATGCAGGATTTCATCTCCAAGCCGATCCGTACGGAAGAGCTGGACAGGGTGCTGAAGGAATGGTCGGCACATATACGCAGATAA
- a CDS encoding NusG domain II-containing protein, whose translation MKRGDFLIIIIVLLVAGSIYGVKWWDSRNEEYAQGDLQAVISINGETYKTVTLTKEEQIIDIKTKYSSNTLKVYDYGIQMTYSDAPLPIALEMGFISRPKQQIICVPCRMIVEVHNPNKSIHDDEELDAVI comes from the coding sequence ATGAAACGCGGCGATTTTCTGATTATTATCATCGTTCTGCTTGTGGCAGGCTCCATTTACGGAGTGAAGTGGTGGGACAGCCGCAATGAAGAGTATGCTCAAGGTGACCTCCAGGCAGTTATAAGCATCAACGGGGAGACTTACAAGACAGTCACATTGACCAAAGAAGAGCAGATTATTGATATTAAGACCAAGTACAGCAGCAACACGCTCAAGGTGTATGATTACGGGATTCAGATGACGTATTCTGATGCCCCGCTGCCGATTGCGCTGGAGATGGGCTTCATCTCGAGACCGAAGCAGCAGATTATTTGTGTTCCTTGCCGGATGATCGTGGAAGTCCATAACCCCAACAAGTCCATCCATGATGATGAGGAGCTGGACGCGGTTATTTAA